A single Trachemys scripta elegans isolate TJP31775 chromosome 20, CAS_Tse_1.0, whole genome shotgun sequence DNA region contains:
- the FGR gene encoding tyrosine-protein kinase Fgr isoform X2: protein MGCVYCKEKESNKGQTENTDGSASKSCYGPDPTQQNPSSSFTRIPDFNNFHSTPAGAPAFMGPGLYPNSTLCGVGITGGGVTLFIALYDYEARTEDDLTFLKGEKFHIINNTEGDWWEARSLNTGATGYVPSNYVAPVDSIQAEEWYFGKMGRKDAERQLLCQGNPRGTFLIRESETTKGAYSLSIRDWDEMKGDHVKHYKIRKLDNGGYYITTRAQFETIQELVHHYIEFNDGLCHLLTRVCPNMKPQTMSLSKDAWEITRESVSLDKKLGMGCFGDVWMGTWNGTTKVAVKTLKPGTMSPEAFLEEAQIMKRLRHDKLVQLYAVVSEEPIYIVTEFMSQGSLLDFLKDGDGRFLKLPQLVDMAAQISAGMAYIERMNYIHRDLRAANILVGDNLVCKIADFGLARLIEDNEYTARQGAKFPIKWTAPEAALYGKFTIKSDVWSFGILLTELVTKGRVPYPGMNNREVLEQVERGYRMQCPSSCPSSLHELMVQCWKKEPEERPTFEYLQSFLEDYFTATEPQYQPGDNQ from the exons ATGGGCTGTGTGTATTGCAAGGAGAAGGAGTCGAATAAAGGCCAGACGGAGAACACCGATGGCTCGGCATCGAAATCCTGCTACGGCCCCGACCCGACGCAGCAGAATCCCTCCAGCAGCTTCACCCGCATCCCCGACTTTAACAACTTCCACAGCACGCCCGCCGGCGCCCCCGCCTTCATGGGCCCCGGCCTCTATCCCAACAGCACCTTGTGTGGAGTGGGGATCACAG GCGGGGGCGTGACCCTCTTCATTGCCTTGTACGATTACGAAGCCCGGACGGAAGATGACCTGACGTTCCTGAAGGGGGAGAAATTCCACATTATCAACAATAC CGAGGGCGACTGGTGGGAGGCGAGGTCCCTGAACACAGGGGCCACGGGCTACGTCCCCAGCAACTACGTGGCTCCGGTGGACTCCATCCAGGCGGAAGA GTGGTACTTTGGGAAGATGGGGCGAAAGGACGCTGAGAGGCAGCTGCTGTGTCAGGGCAACCCCCGAGGGACCTTCCTCATCCGTGAGAGCGAGACCACCAAAG GTGCCTACTCCCTGTCCATCCGGGACTGGGACGAGATGAAGGGCGACCACGTGAAGCACTATAAGATCCGGAAGCTGGATAACGGTGGCTATTACATCACCACGCGGGCCCAGTTCGAGACCATCCAGGAACTGGTCCACCATTACATAG AGTTCAATGACGGTCTGTGCCATCTACTAACCCGGGTATGCCCCAATATGAAGCCCCAGACTATGAGCCTGTCTAAAGACGCCTGGGAAATAACGCGGGAGTCCGTCAGCTTGGACAAGAAGCTTGGCATGGGCTGTTTCGGAGACGTGTGGATGG GCACGTGGAACGGCACCACCAAGGTGGCGGTGAAGACGCTGAAGCCGGGCACCATGTCCCCGGAGGCCTTCCTGGAGGAGGCCCAGATCATGAAGCGGCTCCGGCACGACAAGCTGGTGCAGCTCTACGCCGTGGTGTCGGAGGAGCCCATCTACATCGTCACAGAGTTCATGAGCCAAG gAAGCTTGCTGGATTTCCTGAAGGACGGGGATGGCCGGTTCTTGAAGCTGCCCCAGCTGGTGGACATGGCGGCCCAG ATCTCGGCCGGCATGGCCTACATCGAGCGGATGAACTATATCCACCGGGACTTGCGTGCCGCCAACATCCTGGTGGGTGACAACCTGGTGTGTAAGATTGCGGACTTCGGCCTGGCCCGCCTCATCGAGGACAACGAGTACACGGCACGCCAAG GTGCCAAGTTCCCCATCAAGTGGACAGCCCCGGAGGCTGCTCTCTATGGGAAGTTTACTATCAAGTCAGACGTGTGGTCCTTCGGCATTCTCCTGACGGAGCTCGTCACCAAGGGCCGCGTGCCCTACCCAG GCATGAATAACCGGGAGGTGCTGGAGCAGGTGGAGCGGGGGTACCGTATGCAGTGCCCCAGCAGCTGTCCCTCATCCCTGCATGAGTTGATGGTGCAGTGCTGGAAGAAGGAACCGGAGGAGCGCCCCACTTTCGAATATCTCCAGTCCTTCCTGGAAGACTATTTCACTGCCACAGAGCCTCAGTACCAGCCGGGGGACAACCAGTGA
- the FGR gene encoding tyrosine-protein kinase Fgr isoform X1: protein MGCVYCKEKESNKGQTENTDGSASKSCYGPDPTQQNPSSSFTRIPDFNNFHSTPAGAPAFMGPGLYPNSTLCGVGITGGGVTLFIALYDYEARTEDDLTFLKGEKFHIINNTEGDWWEARSLNTGATGYVPSNYVAPVDSIQAEEWYFGKMGRKDAERQLLCQGNPRGTFLIRESETTKGAYSLSIRDWDEMKGDHVKHYKIRKLDNGGYYITTRAQFETIQELVHHYIERAAGLCCRLAVPCHKGMPKLADLSVKTKDVWEIPRESLQLIKKLGNGQFGEVWMGTWNGTTKVAVKTLKPGTMSPEAFLEEAQIMKRLRHDKLVQLYAVVSEEPIYIVTEFMSQGSLLDFLKDGDGRFLKLPQLVDMAAQISAGMAYIERMNYIHRDLRAANILVGDNLVCKIADFGLARLIEDNEYTARQGAKFPIKWTAPEAALYGKFTIKSDVWSFGILLTELVTKGRVPYPGMNNREVLEQVERGYRMQCPSSCPSSLHELMVQCWKKEPEERPTFEYLQSFLEDYFTATEPQYQPGDNQ from the exons ATGGGCTGTGTGTATTGCAAGGAGAAGGAGTCGAATAAAGGCCAGACGGAGAACACCGATGGCTCGGCATCGAAATCCTGCTACGGCCCCGACCCGACGCAGCAGAATCCCTCCAGCAGCTTCACCCGCATCCCCGACTTTAACAACTTCCACAGCACGCCCGCCGGCGCCCCCGCCTTCATGGGCCCCGGCCTCTATCCCAACAGCACCTTGTGTGGAGTGGGGATCACAG GCGGGGGCGTGACCCTCTTCATTGCCTTGTACGATTACGAAGCCCGGACGGAAGATGACCTGACGTTCCTGAAGGGGGAGAAATTCCACATTATCAACAATAC CGAGGGCGACTGGTGGGAGGCGAGGTCCCTGAACACAGGGGCCACGGGCTACGTCCCCAGCAACTACGTGGCTCCGGTGGACTCCATCCAGGCGGAAGA GTGGTACTTTGGGAAGATGGGGCGAAAGGACGCTGAGAGGCAGCTGCTGTGTCAGGGCAACCCCCGAGGGACCTTCCTCATCCGTGAGAGCGAGACCACCAAAG GTGCCTACTCCCTGTCCATCCGGGACTGGGACGAGATGAAGGGCGACCACGTGAAGCACTATAAGATCCGGAAGCTGGATAACGGTGGCTATTACATCACCACGCGGGCCCAGTTCGAGACCATCCAGGAACTGGTCCACCATTACATAG AGCGAGCTGCGGGCCTGTGCTGCCGCCTGGCCGTGCCGTGCCACAAGGGGATGCCCAAGCTGGCAGACCTGTCTGTCAAAACCAAAGACGTGTGGGAGATCCCGCGAGAGTCGCTGCAGCTGATCAAGAAACTGGGCAATGGGCAGTTTGGGGAAGTGTGGATGG GCACGTGGAACGGCACCACCAAGGTGGCGGTGAAGACGCTGAAGCCGGGCACCATGTCCCCGGAGGCCTTCCTGGAGGAGGCCCAGATCATGAAGCGGCTCCGGCACGACAAGCTGGTGCAGCTCTACGCCGTGGTGTCGGAGGAGCCCATCTACATCGTCACAGAGTTCATGAGCCAAG gAAGCTTGCTGGATTTCCTGAAGGACGGGGATGGCCGGTTCTTGAAGCTGCCCCAGCTGGTGGACATGGCGGCCCAG ATCTCGGCCGGCATGGCCTACATCGAGCGGATGAACTATATCCACCGGGACTTGCGTGCCGCCAACATCCTGGTGGGTGACAACCTGGTGTGTAAGATTGCGGACTTCGGCCTGGCCCGCCTCATCGAGGACAACGAGTACACGGCACGCCAAG GTGCCAAGTTCCCCATCAAGTGGACAGCCCCGGAGGCTGCTCTCTATGGGAAGTTTACTATCAAGTCAGACGTGTGGTCCTTCGGCATTCTCCTGACGGAGCTCGTCACCAAGGGCCGCGTGCCCTACCCAG GCATGAATAACCGGGAGGTGCTGGAGCAGGTGGAGCGGGGGTACCGTATGCAGTGCCCCAGCAGCTGTCCCTCATCCCTGCATGAGTTGATGGTGCAGTGCTGGAAGAAGGAACCGGAGGAGCGCCCCACTTTCGAATATCTCCAGTCCTTCCTGGAAGACTATTTCACTGCCACAGAGCCTCAGTACCAGCCGGGGGACAACCAGTGA